In one Sebastes umbrosus isolate fSebUmb1 chromosome 13, fSebUmb1.pri, whole genome shotgun sequence genomic region, the following are encoded:
- the LOC119500317 gene encoding MORC family CW-type zinc finger protein 3-like has protein sequence MAAQTDRGVPLSTLCPKYLHTNSTSHTWPFGAIAELIDNAYDPDVSAKHFWIDKIVVKEQDCLSFMDNGNGLDLETMHKMLSFGYSDKVPVKSVKPIGMYGNGFKSGSMRLGKDAIVFSKSKSVSCVGMLSQTYLEKTGANQISVPIVCFEQREPNKFSVREEHKASLQDILDHSPFNTQEELFVEVNAISSNQSTGKTGTRIIIWNLRRTSTGSTEYDFSKDRYDIQIPSDVDDEEMNDTSQHADRVTPYIPPSCYSLRAYCCILYLKPRMQIIIRGQKVKSELIAKSLALVRKDSYKPTFLPRSIRIIFGYNTKSKDQYGIMMYHKNRLIKAYERVGCQLQANNQGVGVIGVIECDYLAPTHNKQSFNETDKYRKTMNNLGTKLKEYWNEMRYKRSRDHPNSTTPVEDTMKRPDQNWVQCNDCSQWRKLPDGIDCEKLPEKWYCCMNPDPQFRNCQVEEEPVDSDDEQPSYPKPYKQQEREDRRKSQVREREQAEAARLALLAKPKQAPKRLQVTGRSPSTPTTPKTRFNTVSTQGGAVRAESSPLTPAPLSQAACSPSSSSGLPVITSVISVSPALLRGKRTQPVTSQTTPKRSKRNGVHQGSATETKQVDCLRRELDESNNERDELRSQLDSLEEERANLESQCEELRLSLQQQGENAQERSTNTASNTSRSLIELRHNVGRLLISYVPALDLDQVNYECNVIDEILEQVLTSEAEGQYNK, from the exons ATGGCGGCGCAGACAGACCGCGGTGTCCCGCTCAGTACG CTTTGTCCCAAGTATCTTCATACAAATTCCACCAGCCACACCTGGCCCTTCGGCGCCATAGCTGAGCTCATAG ACAATGCCTACGATCCAGATGTCAGTGCCAAACATTTCTGGATTGACAAGATTGTGGTCAAAGAACAAGATTGCCTCAGCTTTATGGATAATGGAAATGGGCTGGACCTTGAAACAATGCATAAGATGCTCAG CTTCGGCTACAGTGACAAGGTTCCTGTGAAGAGTGTAAAGCCAATCGGTATGTATGGCAACGGTTTCAAGTCTGGATCTATGCGTCTCGGCAAGGACGCCATCGTGTTTTCAAAGTCAAAGAGTGTGTCATGCGTTGGGATGCTCTCTCAGACCTACCTGGAAAAGACTGGTGCTAACCAAATAAGCGTACCTATTGTCTGCTTTGAACAGAGAGAGCCAAACAAGT TCAGTGTAAGAGAGGAGCACAAAGCCAGTCTGCAGGACATCCTAGACCATTCCCCTTTCAATACACAGGAAGAATTGTTCGTTGAGGTCAATGCCATCAGTTCCAACCAGTCCACAGGGAAAACTGGCACACGGATCATCATCTGGAATCTCCGCAG GACATCTACCGGATCAACAGAGTATGATTTTTCGAAGGACCGTTACGACATCCAAATTCCATCAGATGTCGATGACGAGGAAATGAATGACACTTCTCAACATGCAGACAGGGTGACGCCATACATCCCGCCGAGTTGTTACTCACTGCGG GCATATTGCTGTATTCTCTACCTGAAGCCTCGGATGCAGATCATCATACGCGGTCAAAAGGTGAAATCTGAGCTCATTGCTAAGAGTCTGGCCTTGGTCAGAAAGGACTCGTACAAGCCCACGTTCTTG CCCAGAAGCATTCGTATCATTTTTGGGTATAACACCAAAAGTAAAGACCAGTATGGCATTATGATGTATCACAAGAATCGGCTCATCAAAGCCTACGAGCGTGTGGGCTGCCAGCTTCAG GCAAACAACCAGGGTGTTGGGGTCATTGGGGTCATAGAGTGTGACTATCTGGCACCTACCCACAACAAACAGAGTTTTAATGAGACAGATAAGTACAG GAAAACGATGAACAATTTGGGGACCAAACTGAAGGAATACTGGAATGAAATGCGCTACAAGAGAAGCAGAGACCATCCAAACAGCACCACACCAGTGGAAGATACCAT GAAGCGACCAGATCAAAACTGGGTGCAGTGCAACGACTGTTCGCAGTGGCGAAAACTCCCTGATGGGATTGACTGCGAAAAGCTGCCAGAGAAATGGTACTGCTGTATGAACCCTGATCCTCAGTTCAG AAACTgccaggtggaggaggagccTGTGGACTCAGATGATGAGCAACCTTCATACCCCAAGCCCTATAAACAACA AGAAAGGGAAGACAGAAGAAAGAGTCAAGTGAGGGAAAGAGAACAG gcTGAGGCGGCTCGTTTGGCTCTTCTCGCCAAGCCAAAACAGGCCCCTAAACGACTGCAGGTT ACTGGCCGTTCCCCCTCCACCCCAACTACCCCAAAGACACGGTTTAACACTGTATCAACACAAGGGGGTGCTGTGAGGGCTGAATCCTCACCACTGACACCCGCCCCCCTTTCACAAGCTG cTTGCAGCCCCTCCAGTAGCAGTGGTCTTCCAGTTATTACTAGTGTAATCTCAGTGTCACCAGCCCTCCTGAG GGGGAAAAGAACACAGCCTGTTACTTCACAAACAACGCCCAAAAGATCTAAAAGGAATGGCGTCCATCAGGGCTCAGCCACTGAGACCAAGCAAGTTGACTGTCTGAGGCGGGAACTGGATGAAAGTAACAACGAGAGGGATGAACTGCGCTCACAG TTGGACAGTCTGGAGGAGGAAAGGGCAAACCTGGAATCCCAGTGTGAAGAGCTCAGGTTGAGCCTGCAGCAACAGGGGGAAAACGCACAAGAGAGAAGCACAAACACAGCCTCAAATACATCCAGAAG TTTGATTGAGCTGAGGCACAACGTCGGGCGCCTTCTCATCTCCTACGTGCCTGCTCTGGACCTGGACCAAGTGAATtatgaatgtaatgtaattgaTGAGATCCTAGAACAGGTTCTCACCAGCGAGGCAGAGGGACAgtacaataaatga